A single genomic interval of Spinacia oleracea cultivar Varoflay chromosome 6, BTI_SOV_V1, whole genome shotgun sequence harbors:
- the LOC110776374 gene encoding uncharacterized protein → MAVRQGETETLCNYIKRFNEEVLKIHNLKDETKFAALLAGLQPDDFKFELVKSGVSNLEEAMEKAQMHIQATDICKINWGGESGTRQKQKLRPNGSHDQTQPSLKKSVMVDDHGEDPRYNRNRREIYLDLKGKDILPKPPAIRTPEAKRDKSLWKNPPKAKAKEKESLSDDTGDYIGVIAGGLATGGSVSKEKDSLWALEHQVLKVVSASQTAPVMTFGGNTSHPIQESHDDPLVIEMKVANSTVRRVLVDSGSSADIITLKCLEGLKYSKDDLKTISQPLIGFGGQGVHPQGTIKLPVRLGPKNKGRRLLVDFLVVDISLPYNIILGRPLLSKIKAAISVYQLLMQFELEDGSVGKIFGDQQVGRRCYVNSLKRGTSTPSPWPRKPSQKGLKTPEGKPLPRPWNTDNLRRFYVQSPKSFSLSQKYLAL, encoded by the exons ATGGCAGTCAGACAGGGAGAGACGGAGACCCTTTGCAATTATATTAAGAGATTCAATGAAGAAGTCCTAAAGATACACAATCTCAAGGACGAAACCAAGTTCGCAGCCCTCTTGGCAGGTCTTCAGCCAGATGACTTCAAGTTTGAATTGGTCAAGTCCGGGGTATCCAACCTCGAGGAAGCAATGGAGAAGGCCCAAATGCACATTCAAGCCACAGATATTTGTAAGATCAATTGGGGTGGTGAGAGTGGAACAAGGCAAAAACAAAAGCTAAGACCTAACGGCAGCCACGACCAAACTCAGCCCTCCCTCAAAAAGTCGGTTATGGTTGATGACCATGGTGAGGATCCGAGGTACAACCGCAATAGGCGGGAGATTTACCTTGATCTCAAAGGAAAAGACATCCTCCCTAAGCCACCCGCAATCCGTACGCCCGAAGCAAAGCGAGACAAGTCACTTTG GAAGAATCCCCCAAAAGCAAAAGCCAAAGAAAAGGAGTCTCTTAGTGATGATACGGGAGACTACATTGGAGTGATAGCCGGAGGCTTGGCAACAGGCGGTTCTGTGAGCAAGGAGAAGGATAGCTTGTGGGCACTGGAACATCAAGTCCTAAAAGTGGTATCGGCTTCTCAAACAGCCCCGGTGATGACATTTGGTGGGAACACTAGTCAtccaattcaagagtcccatgaCGATCCGCTGGTCATCGAGATGAAAGTCGCTAACTCAACGGTAAGGCGAGTGTTAGTGGATAGTGGATCATCCGCCGACATCATTACTCTAAAGTGTCTAGAAGGGCTCAAGTATTCCAAAGATGATCTGAAAACCATCTCCCAGCCACTCATTGGATTTGGAGGTCAAGGCGTCCATCCTCAAGGCACCATCAAGCTACCTGTCAGGTTGGGTCCTAAAAACAAGGGAAGACGGTTGTTGGTAGACTTTCTTGTCGTGGACATCTCCCTGCCATACAACATCATCTTAGGCCGACCTCTACTAAGCAAAATAAAAGCCGCAATCTCGGTGTACCAACTTCTCATGCAGTTTGAGTTGGAAGATGGCTCCGTGGGAAAAATCTTTGGGGATCAACAAGTGGGCAGGCGATGCTATGTTAACAGCCTCAAGAGAGGGACAAGTACCCCCAGCCCCtggccaagaaagccaagccagAAGGGACTCAAAACTCCTGAAGGCAAGCCCCTCCCTCGCCCATGGAACACCGACAACCTTAGAAGGTTTTATGTTCAATCTCCTAAGAGTTTCTCCCTTTCTCAAAAGTACTTAGCTTTATAG